The genomic interval CATAAGCAATATTTGGAATGGCATCAGGTGCTTTACCATGAATTAATTCAAAGTTATCAAGATTAAATTTTTCAGCATTTAATTTTATAGTATCTAAACCTTTTTCTTCCTTTTCTATTGCATAGACTTTTCCTTGTGGCATATAAGTTGCTGCTTCTATTCCTATTGTTCCTGTACCTGCTCCAACATCTATTAAAATTGAATTTGGTTTTAACATAAGTTTAGCAATAGAAATTGCTCTTATTTCTTGTTTTGTCATAGGTAACTCAGTTTGAGTAAACTCTTTATCATATATGTGCATATTTATCCTTTCTTTATTAAAAACTATTTACTTTCTACACCTACTAATTTATTTTCTAAAAATAAATTAAGATTATTTTCAATTGCTGCAAAAAGTCTTTCTAAACTTTTTTGTGATTTCCAAGCTAAGTGAGGTGTCACTGTAAAATTATCTAGTTCAAGTAATTTACAATCATTTTTAGGAGGCTCTGTTGTCATAACATCAGTTGCAGCTGAGGCAATTATATTATTCTTTAAAGCATAGTATAGGTCTTCTTCATTTATTATAGGTCCCCTTCCTAGATTTAAAATTATTGCTGATTTCTTCATTTTTTTCATTCTATCCAAATTTATTAAATTTTTTGTTAAATCAGTCAATGGTGCATGAATAGAGAATATATCACATTTTTCTAAGACTTCATCTAAATCATATCTATTATCTGAATTATCTATGTATTCTCTTCCAGGAATTTTAGCAACCATAACTTTCATTCCAAAACTTTTAGCATATTCTGCTACTTTTTGTCCAATATTTCCATAACCTAAGATACCTAAAATTTTATCTTCAGTATCTACATGATAGTAGTTATCCATATTGATAGAAAGTTCATTCCATTTATTTTCTTTTACTTTTTGACTTAATTTTTCTACCTTAGTTAATTCATTTAATAGAAGTGTCATAGTCAATTGAGATACTGAATTAGTTGAATAGCCAGCAACATTGGCAATAGATACTCTATGTTCTTTGGCAGCAACTAAATCTATATGGTTAAAGCCTGTTCCAGTTAATAGAACTAATTTTAAATTGGGTGCTTTTTCAAACTCTTTTTTACCTAATCTAATTCTATTTAGAATAACAACATCATAGTCTTTTAAGTAACTAGCGACATCATCATCATTTGTAAGATTAAACTCTGTATATTCTCCATATTTTGAAAATATTTCTTTTAATTCAAAAGGACCTACTGTGTTTCTATCCAAAAATATAATTTTTAGCTTATTTTCCATAGTTTTCTCCCTTCTTTAAAACTAAAACATTCATATCAAATTTTCTATTTAATTTTTCATAATCCTCAATTTCTAAAATAGTTATTTTTTCATTATCATAAGATAAATTTTCTCCAACTATAACAGTTAAATTTCTAATTCCATTATTATATAGATTTTTAGAAACTTCATAAGGATTTTGGATATCATCTGTAAGTAAAACTAAACCAGCAATCTCCTTATCATCTATATTTTTAACATAGTCAAATTCTCTACCATGTACACTTGCTAATCTAAAGTTTTGCCAATTTTCACCTAATTTTGAAAATAGGTATTGATAAGATGAGATATTAGGAATGATATTTAAAATATCTTTAGATAAATTCTTTGATAGATAAGGAACTAAACTATAGTAACCTGTATCTCCTGAAACTATAATTGTTATTTTTCTGTCTATATTTTCTTTTAAATAAGCTATAAGCTCAGCTAATTTCCCTAAAATATATATTTCTTGTTTCTCAGAAATAATAGCTTTTAAATCTGAAAGTTGTCTTGTGCTACCAACTATAATTTCTGCTTCTTTTATACATTCAATACCAGCTGTAGAAAGATATTTTATATTCCCAGGTCCTAAACCAACCACATTTATTTTATTTGATTGCACCACATTCACCAACCATTCTTTGATAGTTATCACTTTCTCCAATAGTCTCTCCTTTGAATGAGAATATTGCAGCCGATACCTCTATATCGGCTCTTGCATATTCTTGCATTTTAAAGGCAACTCTATTTGCAATTAAATGATAAATTTCATTATTTTCAATATAGTCACAGGCTTCTTCAATAGTATTTGAAAATAAAATTTTTCTGATTATCTCAGGTTTTTCATCAACAAGGAAAGCACAAGAGGCCATAGTTTCCATTCTACCATCTGCCACCCTACTATGAGTGTTAAAAATACCACCCGCAACTTTAATTGCTTTTGCAATATGTCCTAACATTATTATTTTTTTAAAACCTAACTTCACAGCGGATTCTATCATGAACCCAACAAAGTTACTTATAATAATCATCTGCTCAGTATCTAGTCCAATTTTTTGGCAATGTCTTTCTCCGTAGTTACCAAAGGCAAAGATAACCCAATCTCTGTTTTTATCTTCTCTAAGAACTTTCATTTCAGCAAACATAGATTTTTTTAAGGCATCTTCACTCATAGCCTTAACTATACCTGTTGTACCTAGAACAGATATTCCACCTATAACTCCCATTTTAGGATTATATGTTTTTAGTGCTTTGGCTCTACCTTCAGGAATATAGATTGTTATTATCGCTTTTTCATCACTGCCACTTAAAATTTCATTTACAACAGTTGTTATCATCTTTTGTGGACCAGGATTAATAGCAGATTTTCCAACTGCTATTTGAAGTCCTTTTTTTGTTACAAGTCCAACTCCTCTACCACCAATAATTACACAGTTATCATAATATGCTC from Fusobacterium pseudoperiodonticum carries:
- the cbiE gene encoding precorrin-6y C5,15-methyltransferase (decarboxylating) subunit CbiE codes for the protein MITIKEWLVNVVQSNKINVVGLGPGNIKYLSTAGIECIKEAEIIVGSTRQLSDLKAIISEKQEIYILGKLAELIAYLKENIDRKITIIVSGDTGYYSLVPYLSKNLSKDILNIIPNISSYQYLFSKLGENWQNFRLASVHGREFDYVKNIDDKEIAGLVLLTDDIQNPYEVSKNLYNNGIRNLTVIVGENLSYDNEKITILEIEDYEKLNRKFDMNVLVLKKGENYGK
- the cbiT gene encoding precorrin-6Y C5,15-methyltransferase (decarboxylating) subunit CbiT → MHIYDKEFTQTELPMTKQEIRAISIAKLMLKPNSILIDVGAGTGTIGIEAATYMPQGKVYAIEKEEKGLDTIKLNAEKFNLDNFELIHGKAPDAIPNIAYDRMFIGGSTGGLEEIINHFLTYAKDEAILVINCITLETQSKSLEILKEKGFKDIEVITVTVGRAKRVGPYTMMFGENPICIIKVIKRNK
- a CDS encoding NAD(P)-dependent oxidoreductase; amino-acid sequence: MENKLKIIFLDRNTVGPFELKEIFSKYGEYTEFNLTNDDDVASYLKDYDVVILNRIRLGKKEFEKAPNLKLVLLTGTGFNHIDLVAAKEHRVSIANVAGYSTNSVSQLTMTLLLNELTKVEKLSQKVKENKWNELSINMDNYYHVDTEDKILGILGYGNIGQKVAEYAKSFGMKVMVAKIPGREYIDNSDNRYDLDEVLEKCDIFSIHAPLTDLTKNLINLDRMKKMKKSAIILNLGRGPIINEEDLYYALKNNIIASAATDVMTTEPPKNDCKLLELDNFTVTPHLAWKSQKSLERLFAAIENNLNLFLENKLVGVESK
- the cbiD gene encoding cobalt-precorrin-5B (C(1))-methyltransferase CbiD, producing MEEKELKNGYTTGTCATAAVKVALEALVYGKKATEVEVTTLNHINLKIPVQKLRVRNNFASCAIQKYAGDDPDVTDGISICAKVELVKELPKIDRGAYYDNCVIIGGRGVGLVTKKGLQIAVGKSAINPGPQKMITTVVNEILSGSDEKAIITIYIPEGRAKALKTYNPKMGVIGGISVLGTTGIVKAMSEDALKKSMFAEMKVLREDKNRDWVIFAFGNYGERHCQKIGLDTEQMIIISNFVGFMIESAVKLGFKKIIMLGHIAKAIKVAGGIFNTHSRVADGRMETMASCAFLVDEKPEIIRKILFSNTIEEACDYIENNEIYHLIANRVAFKMQEYARADIEVSAAIFSFKGETIGESDNYQRMVGECGAIK